In a genomic window of Lycium ferocissimum isolate CSIRO_LF1 chromosome 9, AGI_CSIRO_Lferr_CH_V1, whole genome shotgun sequence:
- the LOC132031346 gene encoding uncharacterized protein LOC132031346 isoform X1: MTQRKSSRLKNKATRITSLANQKKFLLARRTTAPASSIRSLQLLTNAIEEHQLLAPQHPEVGAHIQTESTTPATQSVDEHPEVGAHIQTESTTPATQSVEEQVQLDSTTLAGNEQCDEQGSSTQKRKRGKTKMLNVHGRHEHKLIVLNERGEPVGPSEDDVTELSSFLGTLARNTTLCPLDIYDWRKVNTKKDLWNYTKEKYDIPDIAKKWTLGRIQNAWRRRKRDLKKIHFEPYANDEIRMEKRPDDVPASQFKELLKYWNSEKAQKMSKTNVENRKKLKNPHTVGKKSFAIVRNELAKEMETSDPLSLEEIFVATRKRKPGRSYKDSDEDTTSKIAEMVNIETQQNEDGNESINAFVSVTVPEHSGHLRLYGRGVTKTTLKGKVGHFEPSSNAINDLKKMEERMIRLEEKLQEQKEHFEEQKTMMRQEIVEDVITKLQRSGLPFDASVLATLGEASSTRAAAIQPINHPSIGSNNQVGERNLYLS, encoded by the exons ATGACACAACGAAAGTCTTCAAGACTAAAGAATAAAGCAACAAGAATCACGTCTTTGGCAAACCAAAAAAAGTTTTTGCTGGCCAGAAGAACAACTGCTCCAGCTAGTTCTATACGGTCGCTTCAGCTTCTGACAAATGCAATAGAAGAACATCAGCTACTAGCGCCACAACATCCAGAGGTAGGAGCCCATATACAAACTGAGTCAACCACTCCTGCAACACAATCAGTGGACGAACATCCCGAGGTAGGAGCCCATATACAAACTGAGTCAACCACCCCTGCAACACAATCAGTAGAGGAACAAGTGCAATTGGATTCTACTACTCTTGCAGGAAATGAACAATGCGATGAGCAAG GCTCTTCcactcaaaaaagaaaaagaggtaaAACAAAGATGCTAAATGTACATGGAAGGCATGAACATAAATTGATTGTACTAAATGAGCGCGGCGAACCTGTTGGTCCAAGTGAAGATGATGTGACGGAGTTGAGCAGCTTCCTCGGTACATTGGCAAGGAATACGACCCTCTGTCCTCTTGATATATATGATTGGAGGAAAGTTAACACAAAAAAGGATTTGTGGAATTATACCAAG GAGAAATATGATATTCCTGATATTGCGAAGAAATGGACTTTGGGAAGAATTCAAAATGCTTGGAGAAGGCGTAAGcgtgatttgaaaaaaattcactttGAACCCTATGCTAATGACGAAATCCGAATGGAAAAAAGGCCTGATGATGTTCCAGCATCTCAATTTAAGGAACTTCTAAAATATTGGAACTCGGAAAAAGCCCAG aAAATGTCCAAAACCAATGTTGAGAATCGGAAAAAGTTGAAGAATCCACATACTGTTGGCAAAAAAAGCTTTGCTATAGTCCGCAATGAATTG GCAAAAGAGATGGAAACTTCTGATCCTCTATCACTTGAGGAAATCTTTGTGgctacaagaaaaagaaagcccGGTCGATCATACAAGGATTCGGATGAAGATACAACTAGCAAGATT GCTGAGATGGTGAATATTGAAACGCAACAAAATGAAGATGGTAATGAGTCAATTAATGCATTTGTATCCGTCACAGTACCTGAACATTCGGGACACTTGAGATTGTATGGGCGAGGGGTTACAAAAACTACTTTGAAAGGGAAAGTGGGACATTTCGAACCCTCTTCAAATGCGATAAATGATCTCAAAAAGATGGAAGAGAGGATGATAAGATTGGAGGAAAAACTTCAGGAACAAAAGGAACACTTTGAAGAACAAAAGACCATGATGAGACAAGAAATTGTAGAAGATGTCATAACAAAACTTCAACGTTCAGGATTACCATTTGATGCTAGCGTTTTAGCAACATTGGGTGAAGCTTCCTCAACACGAGCAGCAGCTATTCAGCCAATTAATCATCCATCTATTGGTAGCAACAATCAAG TAGGTGAAAGAAATCTTTATCTTTCatga
- the LOC132031346 gene encoding uncharacterized protein LOC132031346 isoform X2 — protein MTQRKSSRLKNKATRITSLANQKKFLLARRTTAPASSIRSLQLLTNAIEEHQLLAPQHPEVGAHIQTESTTPATQSVDEHPEVGAHIQTESTTPATQSVEEQVQLDSTTLAGNEQCDEQGSSTQKRKRGKTKMLNVHGRHEHKLIVLNERGEPVGPSEDDVTELSSFLGTLARNTTLCPLDIYDWRKVNTKKDLWNYTKEKYDIPDIAKKWTLGRIQNAWRRRKRDLKKIHFEPYANDEIRMEKRPDDVPASQFKELLKYWNSEKAQKMSKTNVENRKKLKNPHTVGKKSFAIVRNELAKEMETSDPLSLEEIFVATRKRKPGRSYKDSDEDTTSKIAEMVNIETQQNEDGNESINAFVSVTVPEHSGHLRLYGRGVTKTTLKGKVGHFEPSSNAINDLKKMEERMIRLEEKLQEQKEHFEEQKTMMRQEIVEDVITKLQRSGLPFDASVLATLGEASSTRAAAIQPINHPSIGSNNQGERNLYLS, from the exons ATGACACAACGAAAGTCTTCAAGACTAAAGAATAAAGCAACAAGAATCACGTCTTTGGCAAACCAAAAAAAGTTTTTGCTGGCCAGAAGAACAACTGCTCCAGCTAGTTCTATACGGTCGCTTCAGCTTCTGACAAATGCAATAGAAGAACATCAGCTACTAGCGCCACAACATCCAGAGGTAGGAGCCCATATACAAACTGAGTCAACCACTCCTGCAACACAATCAGTGGACGAACATCCCGAGGTAGGAGCCCATATACAAACTGAGTCAACCACCCCTGCAACACAATCAGTAGAGGAACAAGTGCAATTGGATTCTACTACTCTTGCAGGAAATGAACAATGCGATGAGCAAG GCTCTTCcactcaaaaaagaaaaagaggtaaAACAAAGATGCTAAATGTACATGGAAGGCATGAACATAAATTGATTGTACTAAATGAGCGCGGCGAACCTGTTGGTCCAAGTGAAGATGATGTGACGGAGTTGAGCAGCTTCCTCGGTACATTGGCAAGGAATACGACCCTCTGTCCTCTTGATATATATGATTGGAGGAAAGTTAACACAAAAAAGGATTTGTGGAATTATACCAAG GAGAAATATGATATTCCTGATATTGCGAAGAAATGGACTTTGGGAAGAATTCAAAATGCTTGGAGAAGGCGTAAGcgtgatttgaaaaaaattcactttGAACCCTATGCTAATGACGAAATCCGAATGGAAAAAAGGCCTGATGATGTTCCAGCATCTCAATTTAAGGAACTTCTAAAATATTGGAACTCGGAAAAAGCCCAG aAAATGTCCAAAACCAATGTTGAGAATCGGAAAAAGTTGAAGAATCCACATACTGTTGGCAAAAAAAGCTTTGCTATAGTCCGCAATGAATTG GCAAAAGAGATGGAAACTTCTGATCCTCTATCACTTGAGGAAATCTTTGTGgctacaagaaaaagaaagcccGGTCGATCATACAAGGATTCGGATGAAGATACAACTAGCAAGATT GCTGAGATGGTGAATATTGAAACGCAACAAAATGAAGATGGTAATGAGTCAATTAATGCATTTGTATCCGTCACAGTACCTGAACATTCGGGACACTTGAGATTGTATGGGCGAGGGGTTACAAAAACTACTTTGAAAGGGAAAGTGGGACATTTCGAACCCTCTTCAAATGCGATAAATGATCTCAAAAAGATGGAAGAGAGGATGATAAGATTGGAGGAAAAACTTCAGGAACAAAAGGAACACTTTGAAGAACAAAAGACCATGATGAGACAAGAAATTGTAGAAGATGTCATAACAAAACTTCAACGTTCAGGATTACCATTTGATGCTAGCGTTTTAGCAACATTGGGTGAAGCTTCCTCAACACGAGCAGCAGCTATTCAGCCAATTAATCATCCATCTATTGGTAGCAACAATCAAG GTGAAAGAAATCTTTATCTTTCatga
- the LOC132031346 gene encoding uncharacterized protein LOC132031346 isoform X3, whose amino-acid sequence MTQRKSSRLKNKATRITSLANQKKFLLARRTTAPASSIRSLQLLTNAIEEHQLLAPQHPEVGAHIQTESTTPATQSVDEHPEVGAHIQTESTTPATQSVEEQVQLDSTTLAGNEQCDEQGSSTQKRKRGKTKMLNVHGRHEHKLIVLNERGEPVGPSEDDVTELSSFLGTLARNTTLCPLDIYDWRKVNTKKDLWNYTKEKYDIPDIAKKWTLGRIQNAWRRRKRDLKKIHFEPYANDEIRMEKRPDDVPASQFKELLKYWNSEKAQKMSKTNVENRKKLKNPHTVGKKSFAIVRNELAKEMETSDPLSLEEIFVATRKRKPGRSYKDSDEDTTSKIAEMVNIETQQNEDGNESINAFVSVTVPEHSGHLRLYGRGVTKTTLKGKVGHFEPSSNAINDLKKMEERMIRLEEKLQEQKEHFEEQKTMMRQEIVEDVITKLQRSGLPFDASVLATLGEASSTRAAAIQPINHPSIGSNNQV is encoded by the exons ATGACACAACGAAAGTCTTCAAGACTAAAGAATAAAGCAACAAGAATCACGTCTTTGGCAAACCAAAAAAAGTTTTTGCTGGCCAGAAGAACAACTGCTCCAGCTAGTTCTATACGGTCGCTTCAGCTTCTGACAAATGCAATAGAAGAACATCAGCTACTAGCGCCACAACATCCAGAGGTAGGAGCCCATATACAAACTGAGTCAACCACTCCTGCAACACAATCAGTGGACGAACATCCCGAGGTAGGAGCCCATATACAAACTGAGTCAACCACCCCTGCAACACAATCAGTAGAGGAACAAGTGCAATTGGATTCTACTACTCTTGCAGGAAATGAACAATGCGATGAGCAAG GCTCTTCcactcaaaaaagaaaaagaggtaaAACAAAGATGCTAAATGTACATGGAAGGCATGAACATAAATTGATTGTACTAAATGAGCGCGGCGAACCTGTTGGTCCAAGTGAAGATGATGTGACGGAGTTGAGCAGCTTCCTCGGTACATTGGCAAGGAATACGACCCTCTGTCCTCTTGATATATATGATTGGAGGAAAGTTAACACAAAAAAGGATTTGTGGAATTATACCAAG GAGAAATATGATATTCCTGATATTGCGAAGAAATGGACTTTGGGAAGAATTCAAAATGCTTGGAGAAGGCGTAAGcgtgatttgaaaaaaattcactttGAACCCTATGCTAATGACGAAATCCGAATGGAAAAAAGGCCTGATGATGTTCCAGCATCTCAATTTAAGGAACTTCTAAAATATTGGAACTCGGAAAAAGCCCAG aAAATGTCCAAAACCAATGTTGAGAATCGGAAAAAGTTGAAGAATCCACATACTGTTGGCAAAAAAAGCTTTGCTATAGTCCGCAATGAATTG GCAAAAGAGATGGAAACTTCTGATCCTCTATCACTTGAGGAAATCTTTGTGgctacaagaaaaagaaagcccGGTCGATCATACAAGGATTCGGATGAAGATACAACTAGCAAGATT GCTGAGATGGTGAATATTGAAACGCAACAAAATGAAGATGGTAATGAGTCAATTAATGCATTTGTATCCGTCACAGTACCTGAACATTCGGGACACTTGAGATTGTATGGGCGAGGGGTTACAAAAACTACTTTGAAAGGGAAAGTGGGACATTTCGAACCCTCTTCAAATGCGATAAATGATCTCAAAAAGATGGAAGAGAGGATGATAAGATTGGAGGAAAAACTTCAGGAACAAAAGGAACACTTTGAAGAACAAAAGACCATGATGAGACAAGAAATTGTAGAAGATGTCATAACAAAACTTCAACGTTCAGGATTACCATTTGATGCTAGCGTTTTAGCAACATTGGGTGAAGCTTCCTCAACACGAGCAGCAGCTATTCAGCCAATTAATCATCCATCTATTGGTAGCAACAATCAAG TTTAA